GACGACCTTCCCAATGCGGGGCAATCTTCCGAAGAAAGAGATTGAAATCCTCTCTCAGTGGGAAAACAATGGTCTTTATTCTCAACTGAGAGAGGATTCAATAGGAAGACCAAAGTATGTGCTCCATGATGGTCCACCTTATGCCAATGGTCATCTTCATATGGGTCATGCTCTAAACAAGATCCTGAAAGATTTTATTACGCGTTCGTTTCAGATGCGCGGATATGATTCGAACTATATCCCAGGCTGGGATTGCCATGGTCTTCCGATCGAATGGAAGATCGAAGAACAATATCGAGAAAGAGGGAAGAACAAAGATGAGGTTGATATCAATGGCTTTCGGAAAGAATGTCGTGATTTTGCTGCTTACTGGGTAGCGGCACAAATGAAAGAGTTCAAACGTCTTGGTGTGATAGGGAATTTTGAAACTCCCTACCTTACGATGGACTATGAAGTTGAATCAATTATTGCAGACGAATTGATGAAATTCGCTAAATCTGGTCAGCTCTATCGTGGATCAAAACCTGTCATGTGGAGTGTTGTGGAGCATACAGCTCTCGCTGAGGCAGAGATAGAGTATAAGGCATACGAAAGTGATACAATTTGGGTAGAATTTCCAGTTTTAGACTTTATAGGACAAAGAAATGATGAACAATCTTCGATCAAGAAATCAGACTTGCTTCATTCATCAGTGATCATTTGGACGACCACGCCATGGACGATACCGGGAAACCGCGCAGTCTGTTTTTCAAGTCATATTCTTTATAGTCTTTTCGAAGTTGTCTCTGCTGAACGCGATTATGGACCCCAACCCGGCGCAAAACTGATTTTTTCTGATAAATTAGTAGAAGAATGTGCCAAGAAGGCTAGAGTCACCTTAAGGCGCTTATCTGATGTGAAAAAGAGTGAACTGTTATCCATGACTCTATCCCATCCGTTGGCGAAGGCCAATCTTGGTGGTTACCAGTTCAAAATTCCAATGATTGATGGTGATCATGTTACGGATGATTCAGGAACTGGTTTTGTGCATACGGCTCCAGGGCATGGGCATGATGATTTCGAAATCTGGATGTCTCATCTCCATGATTTGAAAGATCGTGGTATTGATCCATCAATTCCTTTCACTGTCGATAGTCGTGGATTTTATACGGGAGAAGCTCCGGGTTTTGAGGGAGCCTGTGTTCTGGATACGAAAGGCAATAAAGGAGATGCCAATCAAAAAGTGATCAAAACTCTCATCCAAGCCAAGAAGCTCTTTGCCCGTGGGTCTTTAAAACACGATTACCCTCACTCTTGGCGATCCCAAAAACCGATCATTGTTCGTAATACGCCGCAATGGTTTCTGCATATGGATAAAGAAGATCTCACCTCATCTCCATCTAGAACCTTACGATCCGCAGCGATAGATGCCATTGAAAATACATTGTTTGTACCAGAGCATGGTAAAAGTCGTCTTCTAAAGATGATTGAGAATCGTCCTGATTGGGTCTTGTCTCGTCAACGTGCATGGGGTGTCCCGATTTCTGTTTTTTGCCATTATAAAACTGGTCAGGTTATTCCTGGTCCCAACTTCATTAAATCTGGGGAATTAGCCCGGCGCATTAAGTCTGCTTTTTCTGTTGAGGGAGCTGATTCTTGGTATGCAGTTGGTGCAAAAGAGCGTTTCCTTGAAGGAATAGTTGATGATATCAAGAACTGGGAAAAGATTGATGATGTTCTTGATGTATGGTTTGATTCGGGGTGCACTCATGCATTTTGTCTTGAGCAACGTCCTGATCTAAAATGGCCTGCTGATCTTTATCTAGAAGGTTCAGATCAGCATCGAGGTTGGTTCCAGTCATCACTTTTGGAAAGTTGTGGAACTCGAGGAAGAGCACCATACAATACCGTTTTGACACATGGGTTCACAATGGCAGAAAATGGACGAAAGATGTCTAAATCTGTAGGTAATGTTGTTGAACCACAAAAAATTATTAGTCAGTATGGTGCTGATATTCTTCGGCTTTGGGTTGCTTCGGTTGATTATCAAGAAGATCAGAGGATCGGTTCAGAAATCATCAAGACAAGTGTCGATGCATATCGAAAAATACGGAATACATTCCGTTGGATGCTGGGTTCCTTAGCCCACGATACTGGTGAAAAAATTTCTTATAATCATTTACCTGAACTAGAACGATTTATGCTTCATCGGTTAGTAACATTGGATTCTATCGTAAGAAAGGGATATGATCAATTCGACTTTAAGCGTGTTTTCGTAAAGATTTTAAAATTTATGAATTTAGAATTATCAGCTTTTTACTTTGATATTCGAAAAGATGTTCTTTACTGTGATTCCCCTTCTTCAAGACGCAGAAAATCTGCATTGTTTGTTATTTCTCAATTATTTGACTGCCTGACAGTATGGATGGCCCCTATACTTTGTTTCACGATGGAAGAAGCATGGCTCGAGCGTTATCCAAATATTGATTCAGTTCACCGGAGACAGTTCCCTCAACTCCCGAACGAATGGCATGATAAGAATTTAGAAAATAAGTGGCACAAAGTACGGACTGTTCGGCGTGTGGTAACAGCAGCATTAGAGGTCGAACGGCGAGAGAAACGAATCAGGTCATCGCTAGAAGCTTGCCCTATCGTCCATATCACTGACTCTGAACTGTTGGCAGCACTGAATGATCTAGATTTCGCTGAAATCTGTATCACCAGTCAGATTAAGATTGTTAATAGACCAGCCAATGGACGATCATTCTCTTTGGGAGAGATTCCCAATGTTTCAGTGAAAAATCAAATAGCTAGAGGTCATAAATGCGCTCGTTCCTGGCGTATACTTCCAGAAGTAGGGAGAGATCCAGAATACCCTGATCTTTCGTTAAGGGATGCAAAAGCTATGAGAGAAATTGAGAGAGAAAAAACTGAGGGATAGATAACACAGCATATAGTCTTCTAATTTTACCGTTTTTTAAGGAAAAATTTCTTTAGGATCTCTTTACAAGATGTTTCGTAAAAACCTGAATAGTATTCAGGTCTATGGTAGCATGTTTTGTGATCAAAGAATCTGACTCCATTTATGACGGCCCCTCCTTTTTTATTCTCTGCTCCAAAATATAATCTCTGAAGACGTGAAAGTGAAATGGCTGCTGTACACTGTGTACAAGGCTCAATCGTAACATAAAGATCGCAATTAATTAAATACTGTGAATCAATTCTTTGACACGCTTTCCGAATAGCAATAATCTCTGCATGCGCCGTAGGATCTTTTTTTTCAATTGTTTTATTGCCTGCTCTTGCAATGATCTTAAGATTTTTTACAATCACGGCACCAACTGGAACTTCACCTCGAGAGTCTGCTCCTTGTGCTTCACTCAGTGCTGCCAACATGAATTGATTTTTAATCATTAGATGAGCATTAAGACTAAATTCTTGCTTAATTATTTGTGTTTAAGATAGTATGGATTTTGAATGATCAACTCTTTTAAACTAGTAAAGTCAACAAAAAAACCTACGATCAGGTTGAAAAATACTCGATCTACAATGCGTATTGCTAAACGTATCGCACGTTCAGGTCTATGTTCCCGTCGAGAAGCCGAAGCATGGGTTGAAAATGGACGTGTAAGTGTAAATGGAAAAACCTTGGATTCACCCGCTCTGACTGTTCTTCCCAAAGATAGTATTGAGATTGATGGTCGTGAATTACCTCCTGCAGAGCGCACAAGATTGTGGTTGTTTAATAAACCATCTGGTACCATCACAACTAACAAAGATCCTGAAGGTCGAGAAACGATTTTCGAATACTTGCCTAATTTCCTACCGCGAGTTCTAACAGTTGGTCGTCTGGACCTGAATACAGAAGGCCTCTTATTGTTGACCAATGATGGCGGTCTTTCTCGCATTCTCGAACTGCCATCCACAGCTTGGCTTCGTCGATACCGCGTGCGTGCGCATGGTTTTGTCACGCAAGAAAAACTGAATCGGTTGAAAGATGGTGTAGTTATTGATGGGATTTCCTATCGCTCTATAGAAGCGATTCTGGAACGGAAAAAAGGGTCTAATCTATGGCTGACAGTTTCAATACGCGAAGGTAAGAATCAGGAAATAAAGAAAGTTTTTAAGAGTCTTAATTTAAGAGTCACTCGTTTAATTCGAACTTCTTATGGTCCTTTTCAGCTAGGTAACTTAGAAATAAAGAAAGTTAAAGAGGTTCGTCAGCATATACTGCGAAATCAGCTTGGTGAAAAGCTTTTCAAAACGTCAGGAGACGTTTTGATGCTATCCAATGAGAATCATGCTAAAGTCAATGAATAAGGGGACATTTGGTGCGCATTATTGGCGGTAAATTCCGGGGTCACGTATTAAGAGATCTCAATCATCATCATAAATTGATTCGTCCAACCTCTGATAAAATTCGTGAGAGCATATTTGATCTGATTGAACACAAGTGGCCAGGAAAGATCAATCATGAGACGCGGGTCCTTGATTTATTTGCTGGGACTGGTGCATTAGGTTTTGAGGCACTGTCCCGTGGTTCAAGTTTTTCCTTGTTTGTTGATAATGATATTCGATCTTGCGATCTTCTCAGATGTAATATTGAAATTCTAAAGGTTGATCGTATCAGTAAAGTATTGTCTCGTGACGCCACACAATTGGGTAATTTGTGTAATATGAAAAAATTCGATCTTGTCTTTGTTGATCCGCCTTACGCTCAAACTAAAAAAATCGTACCGTCTACCGTAAAGAGACTCCGACATGGTCAATGGATGTCAGATTGTGCTCTCTTGATAGTAGAAGGTAAACCATGCGATCTACCCCAATTATTGTCTGGTTTTGAACAACTTGAATCTCGCACTTATCGTAAAACTAAGATAGGATGTTTTATTTATCGAATGGATAAATAATTCTTTCTTCGACGATGAAGAACAATAGATATCAGTTAGTAGTAAATTAAAAACTAGAGAACAAACAGGATTAATGTAAGATCAAAAAGAAACTGATAAATTGCATTTATCATCCTTTCACGTCTCTGTATAAACAGTTTCCTGGTATCCTGGTAGTGTTGTTATACTATATACTAAATCGTTAAACCGTGAGTTTAGTTTACTACTCACAATATAAAAAGGATAGTATGAAATGGCCATTCAATTGCTCATGCCAAAAGCTACCGCTGTATGGCTTATTGAGAATACGGCATTAACGTTCGAACAAATTGCTGACTTTTGTAGTATACACGAACTTGAGGTAAAATCAATCGCCGATGGTGATTCAGCTCAAGGAATTAAAGGACTTGATCCTGTACAGATCGGCCAACTGACACGTGATGCAATCAAACACGCTGAAAACAATCCAGATGAAAAATTGGTCTTGCTCGAACCGAAAGTACCTGTTCCTCCCCTGAAAAAAAAGGGTTCCCGCTACACTCCTTTATCTCGCCGTCAAGACAGGCCTAATGCTATTTTATGGCTTCTCCGAAATCACCCAGAGATGAAAGATTTACAGATTATCCGTCTAGTTGGAACAACAAAGTCAACAATTTCTGCTATTCGCGACCGTACCCATTGGAATTCTGTCAATTTACAACCCTTAGATCCGGTTGCGTTGGGAATCTGTAGTCAGATTGATCTTGATTTCGAAGTTTCAAAAGCTACCCAATATCTTCCAACCATTGAAATATCAGAACGAGATCAAGATTGTTCTCTCCTTCCTGCAAGCGAAACTCAGGATTCTCCCTCAAACTTAGATTCCAACTTATCCCTATCTCTTGATGCGAATTCAGTCTTTAAAAATTTTAATAATATCAGTTCTAATTATAAAAAAGAAAAAACTGAATAGATAAACTTATTTTTTGAGCTCTATTATGATGAATTTAAAAGAAGACTACCCCTCCCTTGAGGGGTTCAAGGGGGGGTGAACACGAGTTCTTCTTAAAAAGAATCAAGAGTAACCACTATTGAGTATATTAAATATGGTTTTTCTCTTTAATTACATTGTTGGCATAGAGAATTGGGAATCTTCACGAATACCAGTAGGCCAACGTGTTGTAGTTGTTTTTATGCGAGTGTAGAAACGAACACCTTCCATACCATGCATGTGGTGATCACCCCAAATGGATGACTTCCAACCACCAAAGCTATGAAATGCCATTGGTACCGGAATTGGCACATTAATTCCGACCATACCAACTTCTATATCTTGACTAAAGTTTCTACCTGTATCCCCATCGCGAGTAAAAATAGCCGTACCATTAGCGTATTTGTGTCCATGAATAAGATCAATAGCTTCTTGATATGAATTGCGTCTTATAATAGAAAGGACCGGCCCAAAAATTTCGTCTTTATAGGCTCTCATGTCTGGAGTGACATGATCGATCAAAGTCCCCCCAGTGTAGAATCCCTTTTCATAGCCTTCAATTTTCTGATTAAAGAGACGACCATCAACAACGATCTTTGCTCCATCCTTTTTAGCACTATCTATATAGCCATGAACCTTGTTACGATGATGTTCGGTTACGAGCGGACCCATATCCGATTCTTGGTTAGTTGGAGGACCGATCTTGAGCGCCTTAATTTTGGGTATGAGCCTCTCTACCAAAGAATCAGCGATCACATCTGTAACAGGAACTGCAACAGAGATTGCCATACAACGTTCACCAGCAGAACCATAGGCTGCCCCCATAAGAGACGATATCACCATTTCAAGATCAGCATCTGGCATGATGACCATGTGGTTTTTGGCACCACCAAGGGCCTGGACTCTTTTTCCATTTTGAATGCCAGTATTATAAATATATTGGGCGACGGGCGTAGATCCGACAAAGCTGATCGCCTTAATATCTGGATGATTGAGAAGATCATCCACAGTAATTTTGTCACCCTGAACAACATTGAAAACTCCCGCTGGTAACCCTGCTTCAGCGAGCCATTCGGCCATCAATAAAGAGGCAGAAGGAGCAATTTCTGATGGTTTCAAAACGAACGTATTACCAGTTGCAAGAGCGATTGGAAACATCCACATAGGAACCATGCAAGGAAAATTGAATGGTGTAATCCCAGCACAGACACCAAGAGATTGCCTGATCATATGACTATCAACACCATTGCCGATATTTTCAGAAAATTCCCCTTTCATATAAGTAGGAGCACCAACTGCGAATTCGACAACTTCAATGCCACGGATGACTTCCCCGAATGCATCATCATAGGTTTTTCCATGTTCAGAGGAGATAATTTTTGCCAGTTGATCAGCCCTATCCCAGAGTATTGATTTAAACTTATCAAGAACACGTACACGACGAAGCACTGTTGTTTTTGACCAAATGGGCCATGCGGCTTTAGCAGCAGCAACAATTTTATTCACATCGTCTTCTGTCGAAAGGACAACAGATTTTTCTGCTACTCCGATTGCAGGATTAAATACCGGATGCGAGCGCTCTCCATTGCCTAAAAAGGGTGAATTATTCATATAATGAGTTATTTTCGACATGTTGATTTCCTTTGTTATTCAGTTTTTTCAATCTTCTCTCGGAGAGTTTCAACAAGTTCTTGAATTTGAGATTCTTCAATGATCAGAGGGGGAGAAAGCGCAATGATATCTCCAGTGACACGGATCAAGACTCCTGCTTTAAAACACTCCACAAATACTTCGTAAGCTCTCGCTCCAGGTGCTTTATCTCTTGATTCTAATTCAATCCCGGCAATTATGCCCAGATTTCGAACATCTTTGACATGTTTAGCACCAACTAAAGAGTGAATAGTTTTCTCCCAACTATTTTCAAGGATTGACCCCCGATTCAAAAGAGAATATTTCTCATAAATGTCCTGGACGGCTAGACCAGCTGCGCAAGCTACTGGATGTCCAGAATAAGTGTAGCCATGGAAGAATTCAATAATGTTCTCTGGCCCCTGCATGAAGGCATCATAGATATGATTTTGGACGAAGACTGCCCCCATGGGAATGACGCCATTTGTTAGCCCCTTTGCTGTAGTAAAGAGATCAGGTTTTACTCCAAAATAATTCACAGCGAAAGGAGTTCCTAAACGACCAAAACCTGTGATTACTTCATCGAATATGAGTAAGATACCATGGTGATCACAAAGAGCTCGGAGACGATTCAGATATCCCTTTGGTGGAATGAGAACGCCAGTAGAACCTGCTACAGGCTCAATAATAACAGCTGCAATTGTTTCTGATCCATGGAGTGATACAATTCTTTCGAGATCATCCGCAAGGTGTGCCCCCCATTCGGGTTGTCCTTTTACATTGATTTGATGTTCTGGTGAGTAAGTATGCGGCAAATGATCAACACCTGTTAGGAGACATCCAAAATGACGACGGTTATTAACAATTCCACCAACAGAAATTCCACCAAAACCTACACCATGATAACCACGTTCCCGTCCAATAAGCCGTGTGCGTGTTGCTTCTCCCCGTGAACGATGATAAGCAAGAGCCATTTTCAAGGCCGTGTCGACAGACTCTGATCCAGATCCTGTAAAAAATACGTGATTGAATCCAGCTGGCGCAATTCCTTTTAACCTCTCAGCAAATTCAAATACAATAGGATGTCCCATCTGAAAAGAAGGAGCATAATCTAATGTAGATAGCTGTCTGGAAACCGCATCTGTAATTTCTTGATAGCCATGACCTGCATTACAGCACCAAAGTCCTGCTGTTCCATCTAAGATTTTTTGACCAACATCATTCTCATAGTAAATCCCTTTTGCTGCAGTAAGTATGCGAGGGTTATCCTTGAATTGACGGTTGGCTGTAAACGGCATCCAATAAGCATCCAAAGGATGTCTATTGTCTGTAAATGATGAGTGCTCTTTATTTTTCATAATAAATACTCCTATCCATACTTTTAAAGAGAAGCATTTATTTTTATAGAAAAAAAGTCTGTTTCTTTAATATCTTTATCTCATTGAAAATATTGAAATCTGTTTTAAAATGTTTATGATAATAAACATGTTAAACAATAACGACTTTGTCAAGGATATTGGTCAACGTCTTAAATCAATTAGGAAGGCGCAGGGTTTATCACAACGAAAATTAGCTAGACGTGCAGGTGTGACGAACGGTTTTATTTCTCAAATAGAATCAGCTAAAATTAACACATCGATTAGCGCTCTCAAGCGGGTTCTTGACGGGATACCCATTGGAATTTCAGAATTCTTTTCCTATCAGCCTGAATCTGTTGATCAAATTTTTTTTGAAGGAAATGAGCTTATTGAGATTGGCAAGGGTAAAATATCATACAAACAGATCGGAACGAATTTATTCAGAAGAGACATTCAAATGCTGTATGAAGAATATCAACCAGGTGCTGATACTGGACGTGTGATGTTAAGCCATCAAGGAGAAGAAGCTGGTCTTATTTTAGAAGGAAAATTAGAAGTCACAGTTGGAGATCAGAGAAAAATCCTGGGTCAGGGTGATGCCTATTTATTTGAAAGTCATATTCCTCACCGTTTTAGAACACCTAAGAACCATAATTGCATTGTAGTCACTGCTTGTACACCACCAAGTTTTTGATTTTTCATTTTTTCAAATTTTACCCTTGAAAAGATGTGCGCTCTTCCAAAGACAGAAAATCCATTTATCAATTCAGTGAGTGTGAAG
Above is a genomic segment from Candidatus Endowatersipora endosymbiont of Watersipora subatra containing:
- the rsmD gene encoding 16S rRNA (guanine(966)-N(2))-methyltransferase RsmD — translated: MRIIGGKFRGHVLRDLNHHHKLIRPTSDKIRESIFDLIEHKWPGKINHETRVLDLFAGTGALGFEALSRGSSFSLFVDNDIRSCDLLRCNIEILKVDRISKVLSRDATQLGNLCNMKKFDLVFVDPPYAQTKKIVPSTVKRLRHGQWMSDCALLIVEGKPCDLPQLLSGFEQLESRTYRKTKIGCFIYRMDK
- the ileS gene encoding isoleucine--tRNA ligase, with the translated sequence MQDRENNVDGRDYSNTLFLPRTTFPMRGNLPKKEIEILSQWENNGLYSQLREDSIGRPKYVLHDGPPYANGHLHMGHALNKILKDFITRSFQMRGYDSNYIPGWDCHGLPIEWKIEEQYRERGKNKDEVDINGFRKECRDFAAYWVAAQMKEFKRLGVIGNFETPYLTMDYEVESIIADELMKFAKSGQLYRGSKPVMWSVVEHTALAEAEIEYKAYESDTIWVEFPVLDFIGQRNDEQSSIKKSDLLHSSVIIWTTTPWTIPGNRAVCFSSHILYSLFEVVSAERDYGPQPGAKLIFSDKLVEECAKKARVTLRRLSDVKKSELLSMTLSHPLAKANLGGYQFKIPMIDGDHVTDDSGTGFVHTAPGHGHDDFEIWMSHLHDLKDRGIDPSIPFTVDSRGFYTGEAPGFEGACVLDTKGNKGDANQKVIKTLIQAKKLFARGSLKHDYPHSWRSQKPIIVRNTPQWFLHMDKEDLTSSPSRTLRSAAIDAIENTLFVPEHGKSRLLKMIENRPDWVLSRQRAWGVPISVFCHYKTGQVIPGPNFIKSGELARRIKSAFSVEGADSWYAVGAKERFLEGIVDDIKNWEKIDDVLDVWFDSGCTHAFCLEQRPDLKWPADLYLEGSDQHRGWFQSSLLESCGTRGRAPYNTVLTHGFTMAENGRKMSKSVGNVVEPQKIISQYGADILRLWVASVDYQEDQRIGSEIIKTSVDAYRKIRNTFRWMLGSLAHDTGEKISYNHLPELERFMLHRLVTLDSIVRKGYDQFDFKRVFVKILKFMNLELSAFYFDIRKDVLYCDSPSSRRRKSALFVISQLFDCLTVWMAPILCFTMEEAWLERYPNIDSVHRRQFPQLPNEWHDKNLENKWHKVRTVRRVVTAALEVERREKRIRSSLEACPIVHITDSELLAALNDLDFAEICITSQIKIVNRPANGRSFSLGEIPNVSVKNQIARGHKCARSWRILPEVGRDPEYPDLSLRDAKAMREIEREKTEG
- a CDS encoding CoA-acylating methylmalonate-semialdehyde dehydrogenase, which gives rise to MSKITHYMNNSPFLGNGERSHPVFNPAIGVAEKSVVLSTEDDVNKIVAAAKAAWPIWSKTTVLRRVRVLDKFKSILWDRADQLAKIISSEHGKTYDDAFGEVIRGIEVVEFAVGAPTYMKGEFSENIGNGVDSHMIRQSLGVCAGITPFNFPCMVPMWMFPIALATGNTFVLKPSEIAPSASLLMAEWLAEAGLPAGVFNVVQGDKITVDDLLNHPDIKAISFVGSTPVAQYIYNTGIQNGKRVQALGGAKNHMVIMPDADLEMVISSLMGAAYGSAGERCMAISVAVPVTDVIADSLVERLIPKIKALKIGPPTNQESDMGPLVTEHHRNKVHGYIDSAKKDGAKIVVDGRLFNQKIEGYEKGFYTGGTLIDHVTPDMRAYKDEIFGPVLSIIRRNSYQEAIDLIHGHKYANGTAIFTRDGDTGRNFSQDIEVGMVGINVPIPVPMAFHSFGGWKSSIWGDHHMHGMEGVRFYTRIKTTTTRWPTGIREDSQFSMPTM
- a CDS encoding aspartate aminotransferase family protein — protein: MKNKEHSSFTDNRHPLDAYWMPFTANRQFKDNPRILTAAKGIYYENDVGQKILDGTAGLWCCNAGHGYQEITDAVSRQLSTLDYAPSFQMGHPIVFEFAERLKGIAPAGFNHVFFTGSGSESVDTALKMALAYHRSRGEATRTRLIGRERGYHGVGFGGISVGGIVNNRRHFGCLLTGVDHLPHTYSPEHQINVKGQPEWGAHLADDLERIVSLHGSETIAAVIIEPVAGSTGVLIPPKGYLNRLRALCDHHGILLIFDEVITGFGRLGTPFAVNYFGVKPDLFTTAKGLTNGVIPMGAVFVQNHIYDAFMQGPENIIEFFHGYTYSGHPVACAAGLAVQDIYEKYSLLNRGSILENSWEKTIHSLVGAKHVKDVRNLGIIAGIELESRDKAPGARAYEVFVECFKAGVLIRVTGDIIALSPPLIIEESQIQELVETLREKIEKTE
- a CDS encoding pseudouridine synthase → MINSFKLVKSTKKPTIRLKNTRSTMRIAKRIARSGLCSRREAEAWVENGRVSVNGKTLDSPALTVLPKDSIEIDGRELPPAERTRLWLFNKPSGTITTNKDPEGRETIFEYLPNFLPRVLTVGRLDLNTEGLLLLTNDGGLSRILELPSTAWLRRYRVRAHGFVTQEKLNRLKDGVVIDGISYRSIEAILERKKGSNLWLTVSIREGKNQEIKKVFKSLNLRVTRLIRTSYGPFQLGNLEIKKVKEVRQHILRNQLGEKLFKTSGDVLMLSNENHAKVNE
- a CDS encoding cupin domain-containing protein, with translation MLNNNDFVKDIGQRLKSIRKAQGLSQRKLARRAGVTNGFISQIESAKINTSISALKRVLDGIPIGISEFFSYQPESVDQIFFEGNELIEIGKGKISYKQIGTNLFRRDIQMLYEEYQPGADTGRVMLSHQGEEAGLILEGKLEVTVGDQRKILGQGDAYLFESHIPHRFRTPKNHNCIVVTACTPPSF
- a CDS encoding nucleoside deaminase, which produces MLAALSEAQGADSRGEVPVGAVIVKNLKIIARAGNKTIEKKDPTAHAEIIAIRKACQRIDSQYLINCDLYVTIEPCTQCTAAISLSRLQRLYFGAENKKGGAVINGVRFFDHKTCYHRPEYYSGFYETSCKEILKKFFLKKR
- a CDS encoding DUF1013 domain-containing protein, producing MAIQLLMPKATAVWLIENTALTFEQIADFCSIHELEVKSIADGDSAQGIKGLDPVQIGQLTRDAIKHAENNPDEKLVLLEPKVPVPPLKKKGSRYTPLSRRQDRPNAILWLLRNHPEMKDLQIIRLVGTTKSTISAIRDRTHWNSVNLQPLDPVALGICSQIDLDFEVSKATQYLPTIEISERDQDCSLLPASETQDSPSNLDSNLSLSLDANSVFKNFNNISSNYKKEKTE